Proteins from a genomic interval of Leptospiraceae bacterium:
- a CDS encoding glutamate--tRNA ligase, which yields MNQNIRTRFAPSPSGFLHVGGARTALFNYLYAKATGGKFLVRIEDTDQDRSTDSSMKIILESLEWLGLNWDEGPGVGGPHGPYKQSERLDIYKEHTEKLIKSNHAYRCFCTTELLEAKKKQSEAMGIPNLYDGTCSSMTEKEIQDKLDQKIPFSVRFRTPAKNLIVDDIIQGKVKFDTKLIGDFIIVKSDSFPAYNYAVVVDDHLMQITHVIRGVGHLSNTPRQVLIYEALGYPLPKYAHASEIVGADGKKLSKRAGATSILAFRDLGYTAECFRNYMALLGWTSESGQEYLPHGELEKVFDVERCSKSPSLFDVFKKVKEEDKEKTDFNSLPLSALADQLNPKSKLNWLSNKYIRDSDITKLCAEVIPFIKDNKGIPEEIKNANNETLQSLLESIRVYLDRLSQAPDYISEFFNNDIVIENEDARTIATAGNAGLVIKTFHKLLASENPSNSDAYKALIEKTGVETGEKGKNLYMPIRVATTGKAHGLELPILFNLLGQEKLKYRIAVICREIGLAL from the coding sequence ATGAATCAAAATATTAGAACACGTTTCGCTCCATCACCGAGCGGCTTCTTACATGTAGGCGGTGCAAGAACTGCCCTATTCAATTATCTATACGCAAAAGCAACCGGCGGAAAATTCTTAGTTCGAATTGAAGACACTGACCAAGATAGATCTACTGACTCTTCCATGAAAATTATTTTAGAGTCACTCGAATGGCTAGGACTCAATTGGGATGAAGGTCCGGGAGTCGGTGGTCCACATGGTCCTTACAAACAATCAGAGCGTTTAGATATTTACAAAGAGCATACAGAGAAGCTAATCAAGAGTAACCACGCTTATCGTTGTTTTTGCACAACAGAATTACTCGAAGCCAAGAAGAAACAATCCGAGGCAATGGGAATTCCTAACCTATACGACGGAACTTGTTCGAGCATGACCGAAAAAGAAATCCAAGACAAGTTAGATCAAAAGATTCCTTTCTCTGTTCGATTTCGCACACCTGCAAAAAATTTAATCGTAGACGATATCATCCAAGGAAAAGTAAAATTTGATACAAAACTCATCGGAGATTTCATTATTGTAAAATCAGACAGTTTTCCTGCTTACAATTATGCTGTTGTAGTAGACGATCATCTTATGCAGATAACACACGTTATCCGAGGAGTAGGACATTTATCAAACACTCCAAGACAAGTATTAATCTATGAAGCACTTGGTTACCCACTTCCGAAATACGCTCACGCTTCTGAAATCGTAGGCGCAGACGGAAAGAAACTTTCTAAACGGGCAGGGGCTACTTCCATTTTGGCGTTTCGCGATTTGGGTTACACAGCAGAATGCTTTCGTAATTATATGGCTCTTCTGGGTTGGACTTCTGAAAGTGGACAGGAATATTTACCACACGGCGAACTCGAAAAAGTTTTCGATGTAGAAAGATGCTCTAAGTCTCCATCGCTATTTGATGTATTTAAAAAAGTAAAAGAAGAAGACAAAGAAAAAACAGACTTCAACTCGTTGCCATTATCCGCACTCGCAGATCAACTCAATCCAAAGTCCAAGCTCAACTGGCTTTCGAATAAATACATCCGCGACTCGGACATAACAAAATTATGCGCTGAAGTAATTCCATTTATCAAAGATAATAAAGGGATTCCAGAAGAAATTAAAAATGCGAATAATGAAACCCTGCAATCTTTATTAGAATCAATCCGTGTATACTTGGATAGACTCTCGCAAGCACCTGACTACATCTCCGAATTTTTCAATAACGATATCGTAATTGAAAACGAAGATGCAAGAACGATTGCCACTGCCGGAAATGCTGGACTTGTCATAAAGACATTTCACAAACTTCTCGCATCCGAAAACCCATCTAACTCCGACGCCTACAAAGCCTTAATCGAAAAGACCGGAGTCGAGACTGGCGAAAAAGGAAAGAACCTCTACATGCCAATCCGTGTGGCTACTACCGGTAAAGCGCATGGTTTGGAACTTCCTATTTTATTTAATTTGCTTGGTCAGGAGAAGTTGAAGTATCGGATAGCGGTGATTTGCCGCGAGATCGGGTTGGCTCTTTAA
- a CDS encoding DNA gyrase subunit A, whose translation MKNNTQETTRSDFPKVLFEDQINDDQRKYSRYVCDSRAIPHEIDGLKPVQRRILWAMWNSDARNRHTKTVKVAGLAMGYHPHGDKSIQDALSAMAQDFTFANNIPLVHGEGTFGDVLDPNAIASPRYTEVKLSDFVKDLGFFEGLADIDYVKNYDETEDEPIHFVGKVPVVLLNQIQGIATGFRCFIPAHKLSDIVESQVAYLKTGKPKKIKPWYKGYGGEIRVATNDNGSEIMYTTFGFNWEGESLYLTHAPQTWNRDKVVALLEDIIEKKDNWLKDYIDSSSQTFKIELVYKKGEKPSEKEIKELFSKENLDTLSFNVITHEGRLKNHKPEEIIKRFCDFRKTHLIRRFKRLAGLEQEKIDRNSELIRFINEKWNQKVVTIKSKQDFENQLKSAKFKYFEWLASIPVYRMTLEEARKCQEAINEAKTKFAEYTALYKQDPKLTTFMIDELNELKNKWDK comes from the coding sequence ATGAAAAATAATACACAAGAAACAACCAGATCTGATTTTCCAAAAGTGCTATTTGAAGACCAAATAAATGACGACCAGAGAAAATATTCTCGGTATGTTTGTGACTCTCGTGCAATTCCCCACGAAATTGATGGACTGAAACCTGTCCAAAGACGTATCTTATGGGCAATGTGGAATTCGGATGCGCGCAATAGACATACTAAAACAGTAAAAGTAGCCGGTCTTGCAATGGGATACCACCCACACGGAGACAAATCCATTCAAGATGCATTATCAGCTATGGCACAGGACTTTACATTTGCCAATAATATTCCTCTTGTACATGGAGAAGGAACTTTTGGCGACGTATTAGATCCAAATGCAATTGCATCTCCTCGTTACACAGAAGTAAAATTATCCGACTTCGTGAAAGACCTCGGTTTTTTTGAAGGTCTTGCTGACATTGATTATGTAAAAAATTACGATGAGACCGAAGACGAACCAATTCATTTTGTAGGAAAAGTTCCTGTCGTTTTATTAAACCAAATTCAGGGAATCGCTACGGGGTTTAGATGTTTTATCCCCGCACATAAACTTTCTGATATTGTAGAGTCTCAAGTTGCTTATTTAAAAACGGGAAAACCTAAAAAAATAAAACCTTGGTACAAAGGTTATGGTGGAGAAATACGAGTAGCCACAAATGACAATGGTTCCGAAATCATGTATACAACTTTTGGATTTAACTGGGAAGGGGAAAGTCTTTATTTGACCCACGCTCCTCAAACTTGGAATCGAGATAAAGTTGTTGCTCTTCTTGAAGATATAATAGAGAAAAAAGACAACTGGTTAAAAGACTACATTGACTCATCTAGCCAAACTTTTAAAATCGAACTCGTTTACAAAAAAGGAGAAAAACCTTCTGAAAAAGAAATTAAAGAACTATTTAGCAAGGAAAATTTAGATACTCTTTCGTTTAATGTTATCACACACGAAGGAAGATTAAAAAATCACAAACCAGAAGAAATCATAAAACGATTTTGTGATTTCCGCAAAACACATCTTATCCGTAGATTCAAAAGATTAGCTGGACTCGAACAAGAAAAAATCGATAGAAACTCAGAATTAATTCGTTTTATCAACGAAAAATGGAACCAGAAAGTTGTAACTATTAAATCTAAACAAGATTTTGAGAACCAATTAAAGAGTGCAAAGTTCAAATACTTTGAATGGCTTGCGTCAATCCCTGTATATCGTATGACGCTAGAAGAAGCAAGGAAATGCCAAGAAGCAATAAATGAAGCAAAAACTAAATTTGCTGAATATACTGCTCTTTACAAACAAGATCCAAAGCTTACTACATTTATGATTGATGAATTGAATGAACTCAAAAACAAGTGGGACAAATAA